One Cellulomonas taurus genomic region harbors:
- a CDS encoding 1-phosphofructokinase family hexose kinase, whose protein sequence is MLAPTPILTLTIESGSQDHDTELHVHPGGQGLWVARMAYSLGADVVLCGPFGGETGTVLAHLAEKENLRVRAVGTAGSNGAYLHDRRGGQREELAFMAPSRLDRHEVDDLYGTVLVEALDADVCVITGTYPASVLPGSFFGRLVGDLRAAGIKTVADLSGDAARQAARSGVDVLKMSHTELVEAELATDDSLPELELGARKLIDAGVRVVMVSRAADPALLVTAAHVREVVAPSVTTVDHRGAGDSMTAGIAVAVGRGLGIAEAARLGAAAGALNVTRRGLGTGHREQIERFAEQISVHDVDDREDPGAHPGDE, encoded by the coding sequence GTGTTGGCTCCCACCCCGATCCTCACCCTGACCATCGAGTCCGGCTCCCAGGACCACGACACCGAACTGCACGTCCATCCCGGCGGTCAGGGGCTGTGGGTGGCGCGGATGGCCTACTCCCTCGGCGCGGACGTGGTGCTCTGCGGCCCGTTCGGCGGCGAGACCGGCACCGTGCTGGCCCACCTGGCGGAGAAGGAGAACCTCCGGGTGCGCGCGGTGGGCACCGCCGGGTCCAACGGTGCCTACCTGCACGACCGGCGGGGCGGGCAGCGGGAGGAGCTGGCGTTCATGGCGCCCTCCCGGCTGGACCGGCACGAGGTGGACGACCTGTACGGCACCGTCCTGGTCGAGGCCTTGGACGCCGACGTGTGCGTCATCACCGGGACGTATCCGGCCAGCGTGCTGCCCGGGTCGTTCTTCGGTCGGCTGGTCGGCGATCTGCGCGCCGCCGGGATCAAGACGGTCGCCGACCTGTCGGGCGACGCGGCCAGACAGGCGGCGCGGTCCGGCGTCGACGTGCTCAAGATGTCCCACACCGAGTTGGTCGAGGCCGAACTCGCCACCGATGACAGCCTGCCCGAGCTGGAACTGGGTGCCCGGAAGCTGATCGACGCCGGAGTGCGGGTGGTCATGGTCTCCCGTGCCGCCGACCCCGCCCTGCTGGTCACCGCCGCCCATGTCCGCGAGGTGGTTGCCCCGTCGGTCACCACCGTCGACCACCGGGGCGCGGGCGATTCGATGACGGCGGGGATCGCGGTCGCGGTCGGCCGGGGCCTCGGCATCGCGGAGGCGGCGCGCCTCGGTGCCGCCGCCGGGGCACTGAACGTGACCCGGCGCGGACTGGGCACCGGGCACCGCGAGCAGATCGAGCGCTTCGCGGAGCAGATCAGTGTCCATGACGTCGACGACAGGGAGGATCCCGGTGCGCATCCTGGTGACGAATGA
- the surE gene encoding 5'/3'-nucleotidase SurE — translation MRILVTNDDGIEAEGLAVLARVGLAVGAEVMVAAPARDSSGAAAALLGAELDGRLVVDRRDAPGLPEGVPSFAVRAAPAMIAFVAAHGGFGPKPDFVLSGVNRGANTGHAVLHSGTVGAALSANTHGIRGLAVSIADARPQHWATAELYTEHVLRWLLSRERKPDHVVNLNVPDLPADRVRGLRKAPLASFGAVQARIREVEHGNLMLTYQENSATQEPDTDAGLLARGWATVTLLHAPAFDPAADLPELDDPL, via the coding sequence GTGCGCATCCTGGTGACGAATGACGACGGCATCGAGGCCGAGGGGCTGGCGGTGCTGGCCCGGGTCGGTCTGGCGGTCGGCGCGGAGGTGATGGTGGCGGCCCCGGCGCGGGACTCCTCCGGTGCCGCGGCAGCGCTGCTCGGCGCCGAGCTGGACGGCCGGTTGGTGGTGGACCGCAGGGACGCACCGGGGCTGCCGGAGGGGGTGCCGTCCTTCGCCGTCCGAGCCGCCCCGGCGATGATCGCCTTCGTGGCCGCACACGGTGGGTTCGGACCCAAGCCGGACTTCGTGCTCTCCGGGGTGAACCGGGGCGCGAACACCGGTCACGCCGTGCTGCACTCCGGCACGGTCGGCGCGGCCCTGTCCGCCAACACCCACGGCATCCGCGGACTGGCGGTGTCGATCGCCGACGCGCGTCCCCAGCACTGGGCCACCGCCGAGCTCTACACCGAGCACGTGCTGCGCTGGCTGCTGAGCCGGGAGCGCAAGCCGGACCACGTGGTGAACCTCAACGTCCCCGACCTGCCCGCGGACCGGGTGCGCGGACTGCGCAAGGCACCGCTGGCGTCCTTCGGCGCTGTCCAGGCGCGGATCCGCGAGGTCGAACACGGGAATCTGATGCTGACCTACCAGGAGAACTCCGCCACCCAGGAGCCGGACACCGACGCCGGGCTGCTCGCCCGGGGCTGGGCGACCGTGACCCTGCTGCACGCACCCGCCTTCGACCCGGCCGCCGACCTGCCCGAGCTGGACGACCCGCTCTGA
- a CDS encoding prenyltransferase → MRDVLAASRPFSWINTAYPFAAGYLMATGGRIDAALIVGTLFFLIPYNLLMYGVNDVFDYASDLANPRKGGIEGALADQRSHPRILRAAGVSTLPFVIALLLLGSVAAGLVLALVVFLVVAYSAPVLRFKERPILDSATSAMHFVGPLLYALVLVDAPLTARTTWPVLVAFVLWGMSSHAFGAVQDVRADRAGGIGSVATVLGAHPTVVAATVGYVLSAATLAVLPWPGWLAALLPLPYALSTARFWRVTDDDCERANAGWKTFLWLNLVTGFLVTMLLIALALT, encoded by the coding sequence ATGAGGGATGTGCTCGCCGCGTCGCGACCGTTCTCCTGGATCAACACCGCCTACCCCTTCGCCGCCGGGTACCTGATGGCCACCGGGGGCCGGATCGACGCCGCCCTGATCGTGGGCACCCTGTTCTTCCTGATCCCGTACAACCTGCTGATGTACGGCGTGAACGACGTCTTCGACTACGCCTCCGACCTGGCGAACCCGCGCAAGGGCGGCATCGAGGGGGCGCTGGCCGACCAGCGATCGCACCCCCGGATCCTCCGGGCCGCGGGGGTGAGCACCCTGCCCTTCGTGATCGCGCTGCTGCTGCTCGGCTCGGTCGCCGCCGGGCTGGTGCTCGCACTGGTGGTCTTCCTGGTGGTCGCCTACTCCGCCCCGGTGCTCCGGTTCAAGGAGCGGCCGATCCTGGACTCGGCGACCTCCGCGATGCACTTCGTCGGACCGCTGCTCTACGCCCTGGTCCTGGTCGACGCCCCGCTGACCGCCCGGACCACCTGGCCGGTGCTGGTGGCCTTCGTGCTGTGGGGGATGAGCTCGCACGCCTTCGGTGCGGTGCAGGACGTGCGCGCCGACCGGGCCGGAGGCATCGGTTCCGTCGCCACCGTGCTCGGCGCGCACCCGACCGTGGTCGCCGCCACCGTCGGGTACGTCCTGTCCGCCGCGACGCTGGCCGTGCTGCCATGGCCCGGCTGGCTCGCCGCCCTGCTGCCGCTGCCCTATGCGCTCAGCACCGCCCGGTTCTGGCGGGTCACCGACGACGACTGCGAACGGGCGAACGCGGGCTGGAAGACCTTCCTCTGGCTCAACCTGGTCACCGGCTTCCTGGTCACCATGCTCCTGATCGCCCTCGCCCTGACCTGA
- a CDS encoding lycopene cyclase domain-containing protein — protein sequence MTNIVLNLIVLAVLAAVCWRVLRRLRPGPLVSTTAILCVLTMVFDTLMIAADLYVFDPDKILGVYLWGAPLEDFAYAVAACLAMPTLWTLLESRDRRKESTR from the coding sequence ATGACCAATATCGTGCTGAACCTGATCGTGCTGGCCGTGCTGGCGGCGGTGTGCTGGCGGGTGCTGCGCCGGCTGCGGCCCGGCCCGCTGGTCAGCACCACGGCGATCCTGTGCGTGCTGACCATGGTCTTCGACACCCTGATGATCGCCGCCGACCTGTACGTCTTCGATCCCGACAAGATCCTGGGCGTGTACCTCTGGGGCGCCCCGCTGGAGGACTTCGCCTACGCCGTCGCCGCCTGCCTGGCGATGCCGACCCTGTGGACTCTGCTGGAATCCCGCGACCGCCGGAAGGAGAGCACACGATGA
- a CDS encoding lycopene cyclase domain-containing protein — protein MDLTGLAYLGALALSLTGLAIIDRRWRLAFWAAPKRAALCLVIGVVGFLLWDVAGLLLGIFTRGESPHMTGLLLAPDLPVEEAVFLTLLCYVALLAWRGLDRWQAARR, from the coding sequence GTGGACCTGACCGGACTGGCGTACCTCGGCGCGCTCGCGCTGTCCCTGACCGGGCTGGCGATCATCGACCGGCGGTGGCGGCTGGCGTTCTGGGCCGCCCCGAAGCGGGCCGCGCTGTGCCTGGTGATCGGCGTGGTCGGCTTCCTGCTCTGGGACGTGGCCGGTCTGCTGCTCGGCATCTTCACCCGGGGGGAGAGCCCGCACATGACCGGGCTGCTGCTCGCCCCCGACCTCCCGGTCGAGGAAGCCGTCTTCTTGACCCTGCTCTGCTACGTCGCGCTGCTCGCCTGGCGTGGCCTGGACCGGTGGCAGGCGGCACGTCGATGA
- the crtI gene encoding phytoene desaturase family protein, with protein MSGRVIVVGGGIGGLATAALLARGGAEVTLLERHDRVGGRAGTLELHGFRFDTGPSWYFMPEVFDHFFALFGESTADHLDLVRLDPAYRLFPEGRPPVELPADPEEVWAVFESLEPGAGAKVRAYAAESSDAYRTALDHFLYTTFARPDRALSADVLRRSGTLATLLTQSLAQKIAHTTDHPVIRQMLGYHAVFLGSSPYRVPALYSLMSHLDLTDGVLYPRGGMYRLIEAIERIARSQGVEIRTGADVVGIDVDPASRSLRHPRRSGVATGVRLASGEVLSADLVVSGADVFHTETELLPAEHRSRPEPWWEDRGPGISALLIMAGVRGPLPELAHHSLFFTQDWPGNFDAILGDQLQVPEPASLYVSRVTATDPTAAPAGHENLFVLVPFPADPTLTDLDGYADRFLDQIGDWAGIDGLRSRVVTRRVVGPADFARDFSAWRGTALGMEHTLAQSAMFRPGNLSATVPNLLYTGAGTIPGVGLPMCLISAELIAKRMLGETSASPLPTPLRPGYLDAARPRGAWSWT; from the coding sequence GTGAGCGGGCGGGTGATCGTGGTCGGCGGCGGGATCGGTGGACTGGCCACGGCCGCTCTGCTGGCCCGCGGTGGTGCCGAGGTGACGTTGCTGGAGCGGCACGACCGGGTCGGAGGTCGCGCCGGGACGCTGGAGCTGCACGGCTTCCGCTTCGACACCGGGCCGTCCTGGTACTTCATGCCGGAGGTCTTCGACCACTTCTTCGCGCTCTTCGGTGAGTCGACCGCCGATCACCTCGATCTGGTGCGCCTGGACCCCGCCTACCGGCTGTTCCCCGAGGGACGACCGCCGGTGGAGCTGCCCGCCGACCCGGAGGAGGTCTGGGCGGTCTTCGAGTCCTTGGAGCCGGGTGCCGGGGCGAAGGTGCGCGCGTACGCCGCCGAGTCGTCGGACGCCTACCGGACGGCGCTGGACCACTTCCTCTACACCACCTTCGCCCGCCCGGACCGTGCGCTGTCCGCCGACGTGCTCCGCCGCTCCGGCACTCTGGCGACCCTGCTCACCCAGAGCCTGGCGCAGAAGATCGCGCACACCACCGACCACCCGGTGATCCGGCAGATGCTCGGGTACCACGCGGTCTTCCTGGGCAGCTCGCCGTACCGGGTGCCCGCGTTGTACTCGCTGATGAGCCACCTGGACCTCACCGACGGCGTGCTTTACCCGCGCGGCGGGATGTACCGCCTCATCGAGGCGATCGAGCGGATCGCCCGGTCCCAGGGGGTGGAGATCCGCACCGGCGCCGACGTGGTCGGGATCGACGTCGACCCTGCGTCCCGCTCGCTGCGCCACCCCCGCCGCAGCGGGGTCGCCACCGGGGTGCGGCTGGCATCGGGCGAGGTGCTGTCCGCCGACCTGGTGGTCTCCGGCGCCGACGTCTTCCACACCGAGACCGAGCTGCTCCCCGCCGAGCACCGCAGCCGCCCCGAACCGTGGTGGGAGGACCGAGGACCGGGCATCTCCGCCCTGCTGATCATGGCCGGGGTGCGCGGACCACTGCCTGAACTCGCCCACCACTCGCTGTTCTTCACCCAGGACTGGCCGGGCAACTTCGACGCGATCCTCGGCGACCAGCTGCAGGTGCCGGAACCTGCCTCGCTGTACGTCTCCCGGGTCACCGCCACCGACCCGACCGCCGCCCCGGCCGGTCACGAGAACCTGTTCGTCCTGGTGCCCTTCCCGGCCGACCCCACCCTCACCGACCTGGACGGGTACGCCGACCGGTTCCTCGACCAGATCGGCGACTGGGCCGGGATCGACGGCCTGCGCTCGCGGGTGGTCACCCGGCGCGTGGTCGGACCGGCCGACTTCGCCCGGGACTTCTCCGCCTGGCGGGGCACCGCGCTCGGCATGGAGCACACCCTGGCGCAGAGCGCGATGTTCCGGCCCGGCAACCTGTCGGCCACGGTGCCGAACCTGCTCTACACCGGCGCCGGCACCATCCCCGGTGTCGGGCTGCCCATGTGCCTGATCAGCGCCGAACTCATCGCCAAGCGGATGCTCGGCGAGACCTCCGCCTCCCCGCTGCCGACGCCGCTGCGCCCCGGATACCTGGACGCCGCCCGCCCGCGGGGTGCGTGGTCGTGGACCTGA
- a CDS encoding phytoene/squalene synthase family protein has protein sequence MSADDSARAHALALYHRTAARTCHDVLAGYSTSFGLGTRVLPIRQRRDIEAVYALVRIADEVVDTRGGTDAAEALDELEAQVARALVTGWSTNLVVHAFVRTARRVGIGAAEIDPFFASMRADLTVTVHDEESYRRYIYGSAEVVGLMCLAVFLNADRRPGDPIRQADPATVEGAQALGAAFQKVNFLRDLAADTGELGRRYFPGVGERGPDDRQYAAILAEIGADVDRARQSLPALPARARAAVAVTLGLYDQLLTQLAQLPPERVLERRVRVSTPRKLIVLGRTLADELRGGVR, from the coding sequence GTGAGCGCTGACGACTCGGCCCGAGCGCACGCGCTGGCGCTCTACCACCGCACGGCCGCCCGGACCTGCCACGACGTCCTCGCCGGGTACTCCACCTCCTTCGGGCTCGGCACCCGGGTGCTCCCGATCCGGCAGCGGCGCGACATCGAGGCGGTGTACGCCCTGGTCCGGATCGCCGACGAGGTGGTCGACACCCGTGGGGGCACCGACGCCGCCGAGGCGCTGGACGAGCTGGAAGCCCAGGTCGCCCGTGCGTTGGTCACCGGATGGTCGACGAACCTGGTGGTGCACGCCTTCGTCCGCACCGCGCGCAGGGTCGGGATCGGAGCGGCGGAGATCGACCCGTTCTTCGCCTCGATGCGCGCCGACCTGACGGTGACCGTGCACGACGAGGAGTCCTACCGGCGCTACATCTACGGCTCGGCCGAGGTGGTCGGGCTGATGTGCCTGGCGGTCTTCCTCAATGCCGACCGACGACCCGGCGACCCGATCCGGCAGGCGGACCCCGCCACGGTCGAGGGTGCCCAGGCGCTGGGGGCCGCGTTCCAGAAGGTGAACTTCCTGCGCGACCTGGCCGCCGACACCGGTGAGCTGGGCCGCCGCTACTTCCCCGGGGTGGGGGAGCGCGGGCCGGACGACCGGCAGTACGCGGCGATCCTGGCCGAGATCGGTGCCGACGTGGACCGGGCGCGTCAGTCGCTGCCCGCGTTGCCCGCCCGCGCCCGGGCAGCGGTGGCGGTGACCCTGGGCCTGTACGACCAACTGTTGACCCAACTGGCGCAGCTGCCGCCGGAACGGGTGCTGGAACGCCGGGTGCGTGTGAGCACCCCGCGCAAACTGATCGTGCTCGGCCGCACTCTGGCCGACGAACTGCGGGGAGGTGTCCGGTGA
- a CDS encoding polyprenyl synthetase family protein, with product MHRTETPPVGLRVAAPAVGFDDRVEAGLDQVRIALDAEIDDRRARARELAPVHAALWRAVGDQIGGRLMRPRLTVAAYLGLGGTQDAAVAPVAAAQELLHTAMLVHDDLLDHDETRRGRPNVTGTARHRLTSAGITGRAADDQVLAAGVLGGDVALAAAFGLVAAAPVAPEIALRVLRTMTESVDTTVAGELLDVTGALSGPAEVDALRVAELKTAVYSCCAPLTVGAQLAGADDGVLGVLDLYGTAFGVAFQLLDDELGVFGDPALTGKSALSDLREGKRTELMRLTCLRADAAGRRVLDRHLGRADLDEAGAAELRTVIRDSGALDQARDVRIAAVERARAAVRDGLPGELADYLTGLTRMLAA from the coding sequence ATGCACCGCACCGAGACGCCGCCGGTGGGTCTGCGCGTCGCGGCCCCGGCGGTCGGCTTCGACGACCGGGTCGAGGCAGGACTGGACCAGGTCCGGATCGCCCTCGACGCAGAGATCGACGACCGGCGCGCCCGCGCGCGTGAGCTCGCCCCGGTGCACGCGGCCCTGTGGCGTGCCGTCGGTGACCAGATCGGTGGCCGACTGATGCGGCCCCGGCTGACCGTCGCCGCCTACCTCGGCCTCGGCGGCACCCAGGACGCGGCCGTCGCCCCGGTCGCCGCCGCCCAGGAGCTGCTGCACACCGCGATGCTGGTGCACGACGACCTGCTGGACCACGATGAGACCCGCCGCGGCCGACCGAATGTCACCGGCACCGCCCGGCACCGCCTGACCAGTGCCGGGATCACCGGCCGCGCCGCCGACGACCAGGTGCTCGCCGCCGGGGTGCTCGGCGGGGATGTCGCGCTCGCCGCCGCCTTCGGGCTGGTCGCCGCCGCGCCGGTCGCGCCGGAGATCGCCCTGCGGGTGCTGCGCACCATGACCGAGTCGGTGGACACCACCGTCGCCGGCGAGCTGCTGGACGTCACCGGCGCGCTGTCCGGTCCGGCCGAGGTCGACGCGCTGCGGGTGGCGGAGCTGAAGACCGCCGTCTACTCCTGCTGCGCTCCGCTCACCGTCGGTGCCCAGCTCGCCGGGGCCGACGACGGTGTGCTCGGGGTGCTCGACCTCTACGGCACCGCCTTCGGAGTGGCCTTCCAGCTGCTGGACGACGAGCTCGGTGTCTTCGGTGACCCGGCGCTGACCGGCAAGTCGGCGCTGAGCGACCTGCGCGAGGGCAAGCGGACCGAGCTGATGCGCCTCACCTGCCTCCGGGCCGACGCCGCCGGTCGTCGGGTGCTGGACCGGCACCTGGGCCGGGCGGACCTGGACGAGGCGGGTGCCGCCGAGCTGCGCACGGTGATCCGGGACAGCGGTGCGCTGGACCAGGCACGCGACGTGCGGATCGCCGCCGTCGAGCGTGCCCGGGCCGCGGTCCGGGACGGTCTGCCCGGCGAGCTGGCCGACTATCTGACCGGTCTGACCCGGATGCTGGCCGCGTGA
- the galE gene encoding UDP-glucose 4-epimerase GalE, which yields MTWMVTGGAGYIGSHVVRAFQEVGIPVVVLDDLSSGHAEFVPQGVPFVRGSILDTALVTDALREHRVTGVVHLAGFKYAGVSVQRPLHTYEQNVTGTAHLLAAMAEAEVSRIVFSSSAAVYGTPDVDLVTEDTATAPESPYGESKLIGEWLLRDQAKATEPTALHHTSLRYFNVVGSGSPDLADTSPHNLFPLVLDALAEGRTPRINGDDYATPDGTCVRDYVHVADLATSHVAAAQALTEGRELLPVYNLGSGDGVSVREIMTAMAEGTGIDFTPEVAPRRPGDPARIVASGEAAARDLDWRMRHSLTEMVTSAWRARQAR from the coding sequence ATGACGTGGATGGTGACAGGCGGAGCCGGGTACATCGGATCACATGTGGTGCGGGCCTTCCAGGAGGTGGGGATCCCGGTCGTGGTGCTGGACGACCTGTCATCCGGCCACGCCGAGTTCGTGCCGCAGGGCGTGCCCTTCGTCCGCGGCTCGATCCTGGACACGGCGCTGGTCACCGACGCCCTGCGCGAGCACCGGGTCACCGGGGTCGTCCACCTGGCCGGGTTCAAGTACGCCGGGGTCAGCGTGCAGCGGCCGCTGCACACCTACGAACAGAACGTCACCGGCACCGCCCACCTGCTGGCGGCGATGGCGGAGGCCGAGGTCTCCCGGATCGTCTTCTCCTCTTCCGCGGCGGTGTACGGCACCCCCGACGTCGATCTGGTCACCGAGGACACCGCCACCGCCCCCGAGTCGCCCTACGGTGAGTCCAAGCTGATCGGCGAATGGCTGCTGCGCGACCAGGCCAAGGCCACCGAGCCGACAGCGCTGCACCACACCTCGCTGCGGTACTTCAACGTGGTCGGCTCCGGCAGCCCCGACCTCGCCGACACCAGCCCGCACAACCTGTTCCCGCTGGTGCTGGACGCGTTGGCCGAGGGTCGCACCCCGCGGATCAACGGCGACGACTACGCCACCCCGGACGGCACCTGCGTCCGGGACTACGTGCACGTGGCCGATCTCGCGACCTCGCACGTGGCCGCCGCCCAGGCCCTCACCGAGGGCCGTGAGCTGCTGCCGGTCTACAACCTGGGCTCCGGGGACGGGGTGTCGGTGCGGGAGATCATGACCGCGATGGCCGAGGGCACCGGGATCGACTTCACCCCGGAGGTCGCCCCTCGTCGGCCGGGCGACCCGGCACGGATCGTGGCCTCTGGCGAGGCGGCCGCCCGCGACCTGGACTGGCGGATGCGGCACAGCCTGACCGAGATGGTCACCAGCGCCTGGCGGGCACGCCAGGCGCGCTGA
- a CDS encoding LLM class flavin-dependent oxidoreductase, whose translation MTARTRLGVVILPQQRWSESRAQWLRAEEYGFDHAWTYDHLAWRSLADQPWFATVPLLAAAAAVTERIQLGTWVASPNFRHPVPFAKDVMGLDDISGGRFLLGLGAGGEGYDASVLGPAPTRGERTRRFEEFVPLLDALLTQPVTDHEGEFYTAHQARMIPGTLADPRTPFIVAANGPRAMAVAARHGQGWATYGPSFAPGEPGDQEAWWTGLAALVERMREVAEPIGPVPPMYLNMDGAPRYSLESADLLVEGVERAAGLGFSDVVIHWPRESGIYAGSEDVMAEALSRLA comes from the coding sequence ATGACAGCTCGCACCCGCCTCGGCGTCGTCATCCTGCCCCAGCAACGCTGGTCGGAGTCCCGCGCCCAGTGGCTGCGCGCCGAGGAGTACGGCTTCGACCACGCCTGGACCTACGACCACCTGGCCTGGCGGTCACTGGCCGACCAGCCCTGGTTCGCCACGGTGCCCCTGCTGGCCGCGGCCGCCGCGGTGACCGAGCGGATCCAGCTCGGTACCTGGGTCGCCTCGCCGAACTTCCGGCACCCGGTGCCGTTCGCCAAGGACGTGATGGGCCTGGACGACATCTCCGGCGGGCGGTTCCTGCTCGGGCTGGGGGCCGGGGGTGAGGGCTACGACGCCTCCGTCCTGGGCCCGGCGCCGACCCGGGGTGAGCGCACCCGCCGGTTCGAGGAGTTCGTGCCGCTGCTCGACGCGCTGCTCACCCAGCCGGTCACCGACCACGAGGGCGAGTTCTACACCGCGCACCAGGCCCGGATGATCCCCGGCACCCTGGCCGATCCCCGGACCCCGTTCATCGTGGCCGCCAACGGCCCGCGGGCGATGGCGGTGGCAGCGCGCCACGGCCAGGGGTGGGCCACCTACGGTCCGTCCTTCGCGCCGGGGGAGCCGGGTGACCAGGAGGCGTGGTGGACCGGCCTGGCGGCGTTGGTCGAGCGGATGCGCGAGGTCGCCGAGCCGATCGGTCCGGTGCCCCCGATGTACCTGAACATGGATGGCGCCCCGCGCTACTCCCTGGAGTCGGCCGACCTGCTGGTGGAGGGGGTCGAACGGGCGGCGGGCCTCGGTTTCAGCGACGTGGTGATCCACTGGCCGCGGGAGTCCGGCATCTACGCCGGGTCGGAGGACGTGATGGCGGAGGCGTTGAGCCGCCTGGCTTAG
- a CDS encoding metallopeptidase family protein has protein sequence MSREEFEQAVGDGLDLVPEQLAAQMDNVVVLVEDDAPADEPELLGLYEGTPLTERDGFWAAGSLPDRITIFRNPTLAICDTREEVVAEVAITVVHEIAHHFGIDDQRLHELGWS, from the coding sequence ATGTCGCGCGAGGAGTTCGAACAGGCGGTCGGCGACGGCCTGGACCTGGTTCCAGAGCAGCTCGCTGCCCAGATGGACAACGTGGTGGTCCTGGTCGAGGACGACGCGCCCGCCGACGAGCCGGAGCTGCTCGGGCTGTACGAGGGCACCCCGCTGACCGAGCGCGACGGGTTCTGGGCCGCCGGCTCGCTGCCCGACCGGATCACGATCTTCCGCAACCCGACCCTGGCGATCTGCGACACCCGCGAGGAGGTGGTGGCGGAAGTCGCCATCACCGTCGTGCACGAGATCGCGCACCACTTCGGGATCGACGACCAGCGCCTGCACGAGCTCGGCTGGTCGTAG
- a CDS encoding MarR family winged helix-turn-helix transcriptional regulator: MDPQTSDRRTDLGWSLGVLLRGYQVALGSALDSLPHGFRGFQVLHAVSTGQHPSQLALAADLGIDRTVMTYLIDDLVEHGLVERRFNPQDRRQRLVVLTDAGARRLAECEAVVGGAEDHALAGLDPQERAQLCGLLRRAAQGARDLGTDRDACRVVDEAIASLG, translated from the coding sequence ATGGACCCGCAGACCTCCGACCGGCGCACCGATCTCGGCTGGTCCCTCGGGGTGCTGCTGCGCGGGTACCAGGTGGCACTGGGTTCGGCCCTGGACAGCCTCCCGCACGGGTTCCGTGGCTTCCAGGTGTTGCACGCCGTCTCCACCGGACAGCACCCGAGTCAGCTGGCGCTGGCCGCCGACCTCGGCATCGACCGCACCGTGATGACCTACCTGATCGACGATCTGGTCGAGCACGGCCTGGTGGAACGGCGCTTCAACCCGCAGGACCGTCGGCAGCGGCTGGTGGTGCTCACCGACGCGGGTGCGCGACGCCTGGCCGAGTGCGAGGCGGTGGTCGGCGGCGCCGAGGACCACGCGCTGGCCGGACTGGACCCGCAGGAGCGCGCCCAGCTGTGCGGCCTGCTGCGTCGGGCTGCTCAGGGTGCCCGTGACCTGGGGACCGACCGGGATGCGTGCCGGGTCGTGGACGAGGCGATCGCGAGCCTCGGCTGA
- a CDS encoding LLM class flavin-dependent oxidoreductase — MTDYGHDLLFGTFLTPTASAPERVVALAQQAEQAGLDLVTFQDHPYQPTFLDTWTLLSWVGAVTSRIRIAPNVANLPLRPPAVLARSAASLDRLTGGRVDLGIGAGGFWDAIAAMGGPRRTPGQGVDALAEAITVIRALWDVEATGRLDLPGEHYPISGAKRGPAPAHPIPLWIGAYKPRMLRLTGTMGDGWLPSMGYLTSLADLTEGNRRIDDAAQAAGRPVTAVRRLLNLSGQLTGQVSDRLLVGPPEQWVEQLAVLALQYGISGFVVATDDPTLIDVVGQDIAPAVRELVEAER; from the coding sequence ATGACCGACTACGGACACGACCTGCTGTTCGGCACCTTCCTGACGCCGACCGCTTCCGCACCCGAGCGGGTGGTCGCCCTGGCGCAGCAGGCCGAACAGGCGGGACTGGACCTGGTCACCTTCCAGGACCACCCGTACCAGCCCACGTTCCTGGACACCTGGACCCTGCTCAGCTGGGTCGGCGCGGTGACCTCCCGGATCCGGATCGCACCGAATGTCGCGAACCTGCCGCTGCGCCCGCCCGCCGTGCTGGCCCGGTCGGCGGCGAGCCTGGACCGGCTCACCGGTGGCCGGGTGGATCTCGGCATCGGAGCCGGAGGCTTCTGGGACGCCATCGCGGCGATGGGCGGCCCGCGTCGCACCCCGGGACAGGGCGTGGACGCCCTGGCCGAGGCGATCACCGTGATCCGGGCGCTGTGGGACGTCGAGGCGACCGGTCGACTCGATCTGCCCGGCGAGCACTACCCGATCAGCGGCGCGAAGCGCGGCCCGGCGCCCGCGCACCCGATCCCGCTCTGGATCGGCGCCTACAAGCCACGCATGCTGCGACTCACCGGCACGATGGGTGACGGGTGGCTGCCCTCGATGGGTTACCTCACCAGCCTGGCCGATCTCACCGAGGGCAACCGACGGATCGACGACGCCGCGCAGGCCGCCGGTCGCCCGGTGACCGCGGTGCGCCGATTGCTGAACCTGAGCGGGCAGCTCACCGGGCAGGTGAGCGACCGGCTGTTGGTCGGACCGCCGGAGCAGTGGGTGGAGCAGCTCGCCGTGCTGGCGCTGCAGTACGGGATCAGCGGATTCGTGGTCGCGACCGATGATCCGACGCTGATCGACGTCGTCGGGCAGGACATCGCCCCCGCCGTGCGCGAGCTGGTCGAGGCGGAGCGGTGA